The sequence below is a genomic window from Candidatus Eisenbacteria bacterium.
ATGCGATGGGGCTGGGTCGATCAAGTCGCGGCGTGGGATCGGGACTTCCTCGACGTCGAGTAGACCCGAGTCGCGGCCGCGAGCAGCGCACCCGCGGCGACGGGCCACCAAGCGAGCGGCAGCGCCGGCACCTCGGGAGCCGGCGGCGGCAAGGTGAACTGCGACATGAAATCCCACGCGAGCACGGCGAGGTTGTAGTCGGGATTCAGATACAGGATGTGCCCGTCGTAGAATTGCCCCGGGAAGGCCTGCGCGGTGATGCTGCAGAGCCCCACCTGCACGCCGTCCGCGCAGCTCGTGTCGGTGTCGCAGTAGCTGTTGCCCTGTGCGATGTGGACCTCGGGCGTTCCGGTCCCGCACGCATCCGTGCTTCGCCAGTGCGCGAACGTCGCCGCCGCCGACGGCCACGTGCCGCCGTTGTAGGCGACCAGCATGTCGGTCAGGCCCATGAAGGTCAGCACCGGGATGTGACGCGACGGCTGACAGCTCGACGGCGGAGACAGCGAGATCGGGAACGCGAGCGGCGCAGCTGCGGCGAAGAGATCCGCGGCCTCGCACGCGAGGCGATGCGTCATCGCGCCGCCGTTCGAGAGGCCGGTCACGTAGACGCGCCGCGCGTCGATGTTCGCCTCGACGTGCATCTGCGCGACCATCGCGCGGATGAACTCGACGTCGGTCGGCGTGTTCGTGCAGCAGACGCCGCCGTTCCACGCGTTCCCGACACCCTGCGGATAGACGACGATGAAGCCGCGCGCGTCGGAGAGCGCGAGGAAGCCGGAGAGCGCGCGCTGGATCTCGTCCGTCGCCGTCCAGCCGTGGATGTCGACCACGAGCGGCACCGCGCTCGCGCCCGTGTAGGAACTCCTCGCGCTCGATGGTGGTCGGCGGGATTCGACTCCATCCCGTACGACGAGGCAACGAGCGCTTGCAGCGACCGGTCGAGATCGACCATGTCGACGAAGTGGCCCTTACCGAACTCAATACGTGATCGCGAAC
It includes:
- a CDS encoding PHB depolymerase family esterase, whose translation is MPLVVDIHGWTATDEIQRALSGFLALSDARGFIVVYPQGVGNAWNGGVCCTNTPTDVEFIRAMVAQMHVEANIDARRVYVTGLSNGGAMTHRLACEAADLFAAAAPLAFPISLSPPSSCQPSRHIPVLTFMGLTDMLVAYNGGTWPSAAATFAHWRSTDACGTGTPEVHIAQGNSYCDTDTSCADGVQVGLCSITAQAFPGQFYDGHILYLNPDYNLAVLAWDFMSQFTLPPPAPEVPALPLAWWPVAAGALLAAATRVYSTSRKSRSHAAT